Proteins encoded in a region of the Benincasa hispida cultivar B227 chromosome 2, ASM972705v1, whole genome shotgun sequence genome:
- the LOC120071632 gene encoding E3 ubiquitin-protein ligase PUB24-like translates to MEEVAVPPYFICPISLQIMKDPVTATTGITYDRESIENWFLTSKDAIFCPLTKQSLTKASDLTPNHTLRRLIKSWLVENAGPGGGVDQILNPKPPLDKTRLRKLLQDLSVASDNRLRIEAVKKLEALAIESDTANRGSMEEVGVAKGMVLFVIRCFREGRVGGLEEALNILSLLSNYSISETRVVDFFESLTWVLGLKMENHIIIKSYAVEVLKKATDVAPSTILTQINLELFKNITNLLREKISNSSLKTTLTILTNVCPWGQNRIKLVKVGTVFDLIALELEKPAKNITELIFNLLAHLCSTADGRAELLRHAGGIAVVSKRILRVSPATTDRAIQILSLISKHSARKDVLLEMLRVGAVSKLCMMMQSNCEGYLKEKAREILRMHSNVWSNSPCIGVYVMTRDPR, encoded by the coding sequence ATGGAAGAAGTTGCAGTTCCTCCATATTTTATCTGCCCAATTTCACTACAAATCATGAAAGATCCTGTTACAGCCACCACTGGAATTACTTATGATCGTGAAAGTATTGAGAATTGGTTCTTGACCTCTAAGGATGCAATCTTTTGCCCTCTCACCAAGCAATCTTTGACCAAAGCTTCTGACTTGACGCCGAACCACACGCTCCGTCGCCTGATCAAGTCTTGGCTAGTTGAGAACGCCGGCCCCGGTGGCGGAGTTGATCAAATTCTAAATCCTAAACCACCTTTAGACAAAACCCGTCTCCGAAAACTCTTGCAGGATCTTTCGGTCGCCTCGGACAACCGCCTTCGCATTGAGGCCGTGAAGAAGCTTGAAGCTTTAGCTATTGAAAGTGACACTGCAAATCGAGGGAGTATGGAGGAAGTCGGCGTGGCGAAGGGGATGGTTTTGTTTGTTATAAGATGTTTTAGGGAAGGGAGAGTTGGTGGGCTTGAAGAAGCTTTGAATATTCTTAGTCTTCtttcaaattattcaatttcTGAAACTAGGgttgttgatttttttgaaTCATTGACTTGGGTTTTGGGATTGAAGATGGAAAATCACATCATTATCAAAAGCTACGCCGTTGAAGTGTTGAAGAAAGCAACCGATGTGGCTCCCTCCACCATTCTCACCCAAATAAACCTTGAGTTGTTCAAAAACATCACAAATCTCTTGAGAGAAAAGATCTCAAATTCATCTCTCAAAACAACACTCACAATTCTAACAAACGTATGCCCGTGGGGACAAAACCGAATCAAGCTCGTTAAAGTCGGGACAGTTTTCGACCTGATCGCACTCGAGCTTGAGAAGCCGGCGAAGAACATAACCGAGCTCATCTTTAATCTCTTGGCCCACCTATGCTCCACGGCAGACGGGAGAGCAGAGCTCCTCCGCCACGCCGGTGGCATCGCAGTGGTTTCGAAGCGAATACTTAGGGTTTCACCTGCAACGACCGATCGAGCGATCcaaattctatcattgatatcaaaGCACTCAGCGAGGAAGGATGTTCTTTTGGAGATGTTGAGGGTTGGGGCAGTGTCAAAGCTCTGCATGATGATGCAATCTAATTGTGAAGGATACTTGAAGGAGAAGGCTAGAGAGATTTTGAGGATGCATTCAAATGTGTGGAGTAATTCTCCATGTATTGGAGTTTATGTGATGACTAGAGACCCTAGATAG